Part of the Kamptonema formosum PCC 6407 genome, AACGGGGAAGTCCCAAAACGGATGGAATTACTGTTAGAATTACCCGGAGTTGCCCGCAAAACAGCTAACGTTGTTCTCGCCCACGCTTACGGCATTAATATGGGCGTAACAGTCGATACTCACGTCAAACGCCTCAGCAACCGCTTAGGTTTAACAGAACACGCAGACCCAATTCGGATTGAGCGAGATTTGATGAAACTACTACCTCAACCAGATTGGGAAAACTGGTCAATTCGCCTAGTTTATCATGGTAGAGCCATTTGCAATGCTAGAAATCCAGCTTGTGGGGTGTGCGAACTTGCAGATTTGTGTCCCTCTGCTACAGTTACAGGACTTGCAGAATAACGAATTTATTGCCATTCAGGGGCGTAAATAAACAACTAAATCCACGTAATTAAACATAAGATAAGGATGGCTAAAAAGCTGACTGTATAAACATTCTTCCTTCTCTCCTAGATAACTAAATTTTTCTTCCTTCTACTTATCATCTAGCGATGTGAAGCAAAAGTTGCTACAATTTACAGCAACCGCCAAGGTGGTTAGGACATTCTAGTTTCCTCAAACCCTTAATTCTATTCTCTTTTTCCCTAGTCCTGAGCATCCTAGCCCCTAGCCCCTAGCTATACATCCAAAGTCGGTAATGTTGTAATGAATGCCGCGCCCTGAAATTCCTTGCCTGAGTATTGCGATCGCACGCCTGAAAACCCCTGCGGAAAACCATTTTGCCGCTTGGGTTCTACAATCCCCTTATCCCGGCGGATACGTCCACCAC contains:
- the nth gene encoding endonuclease III, producing MSKKLSLRQRSLEILIRLKRLYPDAPCTLNYETPVQLLVATILSAQCTDERVNKVTPALFQRFPDTAAMAIADIEELENLVRSTGFYRNKAKNIKAACHLIVEKFNGEVPKRMELLLELPGVARKTANVVLAHAYGINMGVTVDTHVKRLSNRLGLTEHADPIRIERDLMKLLPQPDWENWSIRLVYHGRAICNARNPACGVCELADLCPSATVTGLAE